A stretch of the Halodesulfovibrio sp. MK-HDV genome encodes the following:
- a CDS encoding zinc-ribbon domain-containing protein gives MLITCPECQFARNINASSIPSKAQLATCPRCKTKFRFRILHDEDQVIVESVEERPVAQNVEDELGVAAKPKVTNEASLKKAAGDSMHVETTIDDDYVESEMVAAMQDEIEQLLKAEDAEAHKEAEQRKLSDESNQAEKLNQAEHDKKLHAEKPSFGEKPQQPARNMAESKPAPPSLEVKKQPVP, from the coding sequence ATGCTTATAACATGTCCTGAATGTCAGTTTGCTCGAAACATAAACGCGAGTTCAATTCCGTCCAAGGCACAGCTTGCCACATGTCCACGTTGTAAAACTAAATTTAGATTTCGCATATTGCATGATGAAGATCAGGTAATTGTGGAAAGCGTTGAAGAAAGACCTGTTGCACAAAATGTTGAAGATGAGCTGGGCGTAGCAGCAAAGCCTAAAGTTACGAATGAAGCTTCTTTGAAGAAGGCTGCCGGCGACAGTATGCACGTAGAAACAACCATTGATGACGATTACGTAGAGTCTGAAATGGTTGCTGCGATGCAGGATGAGATTGAGCAGCTATTGAAGGCTGAAGATGCTGAAGCGCATAAAGAAGCTGAACAGCGAAAACTGTCTGATGAAAGTAATCAGGCTGAAAAACTTAATCAGGCTGAACACGATAAAAAATTACATGCAGAAAAGCCTTCTTTTGGCGAGAAACCGCAGCAGCCTGCCAGAAATATGGCAGAGTCAAAACCAGCTCCTCCTTCCTTAGAGGTTAAGAAGCAGCCTGTCCCCC
- a CDS encoding YIP1 family protein, with protein MEIRCPECGYTRNVNPDSVSSDLTVATCPKCSSKFRFRLVEEKEPDFVLGQDTEKSQTKPSASIQTSSMDEPSDEAQRPVRPEDLYPPSVHRDNAPEQEEFSDDEFWKNDGTQSTSEQEDPLRMVYTDGQPLDGMPQDVPWAEVKELGFFPAISATIKGVLLKPSLFFEIMNKNGKFSIPFSYFIIISLVSVLVETVWQSVFGNPLIPSEVAGSLSIDELFSIMFVSPLILVVYLFVTGSVLHGALKLTGAANGRMGVTLRVLCYAATADLLSIIPIVGPLVGGVLKLIIIVKGLKSAHGTTYTRVLPPVIILVLVLVSFVVYSLQLQGII; from the coding sequence ATGGAAATCCGTTGTCCAGAGTGCGGGTACACTCGTAATGTAAATCCGGACTCAGTTTCGTCTGATCTGACTGTCGCTACCTGTCCGAAATGCAGTTCTAAATTTCGTTTCCGTTTGGTCGAAGAGAAAGAACCTGACTTTGTTTTAGGTCAGGACACAGAAAAGTCTCAGACAAAGCCGTCTGCGTCTATTCAGACTTCAAGCATGGACGAGCCTTCTGACGAAGCACAGCGTCCTGTTCGCCCTGAAGATCTGTATCCACCTTCTGTCCACCGAGACAATGCGCCTGAGCAGGAAGAATTTTCAGATGACGAATTCTGGAAGAATGATGGAACACAGTCTACTTCAGAGCAAGAAGACCCGTTGCGCATGGTCTACACCGACGGTCAGCCGCTGGACGGTATGCCGCAGGATGTTCCATGGGCAGAAGTAAAAGAATTGGGCTTTTTCCCCGCAATTTCAGCTACCATAAAAGGTGTATTGCTTAAGCCCTCATTGTTTTTTGAGATTATGAATAAGAACGGTAAATTCTCCATTCCGTTCAGTTACTTTATCATTATCTCTCTTGTGTCAGTGCTTGTAGAAACTGTTTGGCAGAGTGTTTTCGGCAACCCGCTTATTCCATCGGAAGTTGCAGGATCACTTTCTATTGATGAGCTGTTTTCTATTATGTTCGTCAGCCCGTTAATTCTTGTAGTTTATTTGTTTGTGACAGGATCAGTACTCCACGGGGCACTTAAACTAACCGGTGCAGCAAATGGCAGGATGGGCGTAACGCTTCGAGTGCTATGCTATGCTGCGACTGCGGACCTTCTTTCAATTATTCCGATAGTCGGCCCGTTGGTAGGCGGTGTGCTGAAGCTGATAATTATCGTGAAAGGATTAAAAAGTGCACACGGAACAACATATACCCGTGTTCTTCCACCTGTGATAATTCTGGTACTCGTCCTTGTGTCTTTTGTAGTGTATAGTTTACAATTACAGGGTATTATTTAG
- the hemB gene encoding porphobilinogen synthase, with product MADFFRGRRLRSTAALRALVCENRVTAQDLIMPYFIVDTDESSFRKEISSMPGQFQLSLDEFEKQLAEAVAAGLRSIILFGIPKCKDATGSEGYADDGIVQRAVRLAKSRHPELVVITDVCLCEYTDHGHCGILQKKNDDVTVANDSTLELLQRVAVSHAKAGADIVAPSDMMDGRIQALREALDDEGFINLPIMSYAVKYSSAFYGPFRDAAESTPQSGDRKSYQMDPANSREALREATADVLEEADFLMVKPAGAYLDIIRMLRDGFDLPLAAYQVSGEYSMIMAAAQNDWIDLDAVGMESLTAIKRAGADLIITYFAEDFIKRGLVQ from the coding sequence ATGGCTGACTTCTTCAGAGGACGACGTCTTCGCAGCACAGCGGCACTGCGTGCGCTTGTGTGCGAAAATCGTGTTACAGCGCAAGACCTGATTATGCCATATTTCATCGTGGATACTGACGAGTCATCATTCCGCAAAGAAATTTCTTCCATGCCGGGACAATTCCAACTTTCTTTGGACGAATTTGAAAAGCAACTTGCAGAAGCAGTTGCTGCCGGTCTTCGCTCCATCATTTTGTTTGGTATTCCTAAATGCAAAGATGCTACCGGTTCTGAAGGGTACGCAGATGACGGCATCGTACAGCGTGCTGTACGCCTTGCTAAATCCCGCCATCCAGAGCTTGTTGTCATCACTGACGTATGTCTTTGCGAATACACAGACCACGGCCATTGCGGCATTCTTCAGAAAAAGAACGATGACGTTACCGTTGCAAACGACTCCACACTAGAACTTCTTCAGCGTGTAGCTGTTTCTCATGCGAAAGCTGGTGCGGATATTGTTGCACCATCCGACATGATGGACGGACGCATTCAGGCACTGCGTGAAGCATTGGATGATGAAGGTTTCATTAACCTTCCGATAATGTCCTACGCTGTGAAATACTCATCCGCATTCTACGGTCCTTTCCGTGACGCTGCTGAGTCTACCCCGCAAAGCGGTGACCGCAAAAGTTACCAGATGGACCCTGCAAACAGCCGCGAAGCACTTCGCGAAGCAACAGCAGATGTTCTGGAAGAAGCAGATTTTCTCATGGTAAAACCGGCAGGCGCATATCTCGATATTATCCGTATGCTCCGTGACGGTTTTGATCTGCCGCTTGCCGCCTATCAGGTGAGTGGAGAATACTCCATGATCATGGCAGCAGCGCAGAATGACTGGATCGACCTTGACGCAGTTGGAATGGAATCACTTACTGCCATCAAACGCGCAGGCGCCGATCTCATCATCACCTATTTTGCCGAAGACTTTATTAAACGCGGACTGGTACAATAA